The Solanum lycopersicum chromosome 9, SLM_r2.1 genome window below encodes:
- the LOC101259486 gene encoding probably inactive leucine-rich repeat receptor-like protein kinase At3g28040, whose amino-acid sequence MRSFNLFLVLILHFGLLYGSLLADDTTMQLNDDVLGLIVFKSALLDPYSKLLSWSEDDNSPCAWEYIKCNPMNGRVNELNLNGLSLSGKIGRGLEKLQSLKVLSLSNNNFTGAISPELALLTNLENLNFSHNGLSGNIPGSFSKMTSLQFLDLSENALSGPVSDTMFDNCSDSLRYLSLSGNYLEGSFPKTVSKCTSLNHLNLSRNHFSGDPGFSEGIWGLTRLRTLDLSHNELSGLVPIGVSVLHQLKECLLQGNHFSGDLPADIGYCPHLNRLDLSNNQFTGQIPMSLQKVNALSFLSLSNNMINGDFPQWISNMSSLEYLDLSGNSLEGALPDSIGDLKMLKYLSLSGNKLSGNIPKSMVYCTSLSTIRIKENAFTGSIPEGLFGIGLEEADFSRNELAGSIPPGSGKFFESLQVLDLSGNNLTGNIPAEVGLFSKLRYLNLSWNNFQSRLPPEVGYFQNLTVLDLRHSALVGSIPGDICDSGSLGILQLDGNSFTGPIPDEIGNCSSLYLLSLSHNNLSGSIPRSLSMLKKLKILKLEYNQLSGEIPQELGKLENLLAVNISYNRLVGRLPMSSIFQNLDQSSLEGNLGICSPLLKGPCKMNVPKPLVLDPYAYGNQSRGGQNGDDGASRSNNKSFKNHRFLSVSSIVAISAAAVIAVGVMIITLLNASVRRRITFVDNALESMCSSSSKSGTLATGKLVLLDTKSSPDWTNSSLESILDKASQIGEGVFGTVYKAPLGGEGRIVAVKKLVTSKILQYPEDFDREVRVLAKARHPNLISLKGYYWTPQLQLLVSDYAPEGSLQAILHERPSSSTSLPLSWSTRFNIVLGTAKGLAHLHHAFRPAIIHYNIKPSNILLDENFNPRISDFGLARLVTKLDKHMISSRFQSALGYVAPELACQSLRVNEKCDVYGFGMLILEIVTGRRPVEYGEDNVLILNDHVRVLLEQGNVLECVDPTMNTYPEEEVLPVLKLALVCTSQIPSSRPSMAEVVQILQVIKTPVPQRMEAY is encoded by the exons ATGAGatcttttaatctttttttagtTCTAATACTTCATTTTGGCTTATTGTATGGATCTTTATTAGCTGATGATACTACTATGCAGCTTAATGATGATGTTTTAGGCCTCATTGTGTTCAAATCAGCTCTTCTTGATCCTTACTCAAAACTCTTATCATGGAGTGAAGATGATAACTCTCCTTGTGCATGGGAATACATCAAATGCAATCCAATGAATGGTAGAGTCAATGAGCTCAACTTAAATGGTTTAAGTTTATCAGGAAAGATCGGTAGGGGGCTCGAGAAGTTGCAATCTTTAAAGGTACTATCTTTGTCAAACAACAACTTTACTGGTGCAATTAGCCCTGAGTTAGCCTTGTTGacaaatcttgaaaatctcaACTTTAGTCATAATGGCTTATCAGGGAATATCCCTGGATCTTTTTCGAAAATGACATCTTTACAGTTTCTTGATCTCTCTGAGAATGCGTTATCTGGACCTgtctctgataccatgtttgatAACTGTAGTGATTCGTTACGTTATCTTTCTCTATCCGGGAATTATCTTGAAGGTTCATTTCCTAAAACAGTTTCAAAATGTACTAGTTTGAACCATCTCAATCTTTCAAGAAACCATTTTTCTGGTGACCCTGGATTTTCCGAGGGAATATGGGGATTGACAAGGCTTAGAACATTAGATCTTTCACATAATGAACTCTCTGGATTAGTACCAATTGGTGTTTCAGTTTTACATCAGTTGAAAGAGTGTTTGTTACAAGGGAATCATTTCAGTGGAGATTTACCAGCTGATATTGGATATTGTCCACATTTGAATAGATTAGATTTGAGTAATAATCAATTCACAGGACAAATTCCAATGTCACTTCAAAAGGTGAATGCTCTTTCTTTTCTCAGTTTATCAAACAATATGATAAATGGAGATTTCCCTCAATGGATAAGTAACATGAGCAGCTTGGAGTACTTGGATCTTTCAGGCAATAGTTTAGAAGGGGCATTGCCTGATTCTATAGGGGATTTGAAAATGCTGAAGTACTTGAGTTTATCTGGTAACAAATTGAGTGGAAACATTCCAAAGTCTATGGTGTATTGTACTAGTTTATCGACTATTCGGATAAAAGAAAATGCATTTACTGGTAGCATTCCTGAAGGATTGTTTGGTATAGGATTGGAAGAAGCAGATTTCTCAAGAAATGAGTTAGCTGGTTCAATCCCTCCTGGTTCTGGTAAATTCTTTGAATCACTTCAAGTTCTTGATCTATCAGGAAACAATCTTACTGGGAATATCCCAGCTGAAGTGGGACTCTTCTCCAAGCTGAGATACTTGAATCTTTCTTGGAACAATTTTCAATCAAGATTGCCTCCTGAGGTTGGATACTTTCAGAATCTAACGGTGTTGGATCTTCGACACAGTGCTTTAGTTGGATCAATTCCTGGTGATATATGTGATTCTGGTAGCTTGGGAATTCTTCAGCTTGATGGAAATTCATTCACTGGACCTATTCCTGATGAGATTGGAAATTGTTCATCCCTCTACTTGTT GAGTTTGtcacataataatttaagtGGCTCAATACCAAGGTCCCTTTCAATGTTGAAGAAGCTCAAGATTTTGAAGCTAGAGTATAACCAATTGAGTGGTGAAATACCACAAGAACTTGGCAAGTTAGAAAATCTTCTGGCTGTTAATATATCCTACAACAGGCTCGTGGGACGCCTTCCAATGAGTAGTATATTCCAGAATTTAGACCAGAGTTCATTGGAAGGGAATTTGGGCATTTGTTCACCCTTGTTGAAAGGTCCTTGTAAGATGAATGTGCCAAAGCCTTTGGTTCTTGATCCTTATGCTTATGGAAACCAGAGCCGGGGAGGTCAAAACGGGGATGATGGAGCTTCAAGAAGCAATAACAAAAGTTTCAAGAACCATAGATTCCTCAGTGTTTCATCCATTGTTGCAATCTCTGCTGCAGCTGTGATCGCGGTTGGAGTAATGATAATAACCTTACTCAATGCTTCTGTTCGAAGGAGGATCACGTTCGTAGACAACGCCTTGGAGAGTATGTGCTCAAGTTCTTCTAAATCAGGGACCCTAGCCACTGGAAAACTTGTGTTATTGGACACCAAATCTTCCCCGGATTGGACTAATAGCAGTCTTGAATCAATCCTAGACAAGGCATCTCAAATCGGTGAAGGTGTCTTTGGGACTGTTTACAAAGCCCCATTGGGAGGGGAAGGAAGAATAGTAGCTGTCAAGAAGCTTGTAACATCAAAAATCCTCCAATATCCTGAGGACTTCGATAGAGAAGTTAGAGTTTTAGCAAAAGCAAGGCATCCAAATCTAATATCCTTAAAAGGGTATTACTGGACTCCTCAACTTCAGCTTCTAGTATCAGATTATGCACCAGAAGGAAGTTTACAAGCCATACTGCACGAAAGGCCTTCGTCTTCAACTTCCCTTCCCCTGTCTTGGTCCACTCGATTCAACATTGTGCTTGGAACAGCCAAGGGACTAGCACATTTGCACCACGCGTTTAGGCCAGCAATCATACACTACAACATAAAGCCTAGCAACATTCTCCTTGATGAGAACTTCAACCCGAGAATATCTGATTTCGGGCTGGCAAGGCTAGTGACAAAGCTCGATAAGCACATGATAAGCAGCAGGTTCCAGAGTGCACTAGGCTATGTAGCCCCTGAATTGGCATGCCAGAGCTTAAGGGTGAATGAGAAGTGTGACGTTTATGGTTTTGGGATGTTGATTCTTGAAATTGTCACTGGGAGAAGGCCAGTTGAGTATGGAGAGGACAATGTGTTGATACTCAATGATCATGTGAGAGTTTTGCTTGAGCAAGGCAATGTGTTGGAGTGTGTTGATCCAACTATGAATACTTATCCTGAAGAGGAAGTTTTGCCTGTTCTGAAGTTGGCATTGGTGTGCACTTCTCAAATACCATCAAGTAGGCCTTCAATGGCTGAAGTGGTTCAAATCTTGCAGGTCATCAAAACACCTGTTCCTCAAAGAATGGAAGCATACTAA
- the LOC101259786 gene encoding eukaryotic translation initiation factor 3 subunit H: protein MANPTGRSFLQVAATEEAVAPPLRVVQIEGLVILKIIKHCQEFSPALVTGQLLGLDVGSVLEVTNCFPFPVREEDEEIEAEGANYQLEMMRCLREVNVDNNTVGWYQSTLFGSYQTVELIETFMNYQENIKRCVCIIYDPSRSNQGVLALKALKLSDSFMELYKSNNFTGEKLREKNLSWVDIFEEIPIKVSNSALISAFMTELEPDTPVTQCDYERLQLSTNPYLERNVEFLIECMDDLSMEQQKFQFYYRNLSRQQAQQQAWLQKRRTENMARKAAGEELLPEEDPSNPVFKPLPEPSRLDSFLITNQISNYCNQINGVAGQSLSRLHLMKALHEN, encoded by the exons ATGGCAAATC CTACAGGACGGTCGTTTTTGCAAGTGGCAGCTACAGAGGAGGCTGTTGCGCCACCACTCAGAGTTGTTCAGATTGAAGGACTG gttattttgaaaataatcaagCATTGCCAAGAGTTTTCACCGGCTTTGGTCACTGGACAACTCCTTGGATTGGATGTTGGAAGTGTTCTTGAAGTCACTAACTGTTTTCCTTTTCCG GTTCGCGAGGAAGATGAGGAGATTGAAGCCGAGGGTGCTAATTATCAACTTGAAATGATGCGATGCCTGAGGGAGGTTAATGTTGACAACAACACCGTTGGTTG GTATCAATCAACTTTGTTTGGTTCATATCAGACAGTGGAACTGATAGAGACCTTCATGAATTACCAG GAGAATATAAAACGTTGTGTCTGCATAATCTATGATCCTTCTAGATCCAACCAAGGTGTCTTAGCTTTGAAAGCCTTGAAGCTTTCTGATTCTTTCATGGAACTCTACAAGAGTAACAACTTTACTGGAGAGAA GCTGAGAGAAAAGAATCTTTCATGGGTTGACATCTTTGAAGAGATACCA ATAAAAGTTTCGAATTCTGCACTCATTAGTGCCTTTATGACTGAATTGGAACCCGATACACCTGTAACTCAG TGTGATTATGAACGCTTACAATTATCAACCAATCCATATTTGGAGAGGAATGTGGAATTTTTGATTGAATGCATGGATGACTTGTCGATGGAGCAGCAAAAG TTCCAATTCTATTACCGGAATCTTTCTCGTCAACAAGCTCAGCAGCAAGCTTGGCTTCAGAAGAGGAG GACTGAGAACATGGCACGTAAAGCTGCAGGAGAAGAGCTACTGCCAGAAGAGGATCCCTCTAATCCTGTCTTTAAGCCACTCCCAGAGCCCTCACGGTTGGATAGCTTTCTCATAActaatcaaatttcaaattactGCAACCAGATTAATGG agttGCGGGACAAAGCCTCAGTAGACTACATCTGATGAAGGCTTTGCACGAGAACTGA